The following are from one region of the Coffea eugenioides isolate CCC68of chromosome 2, Ceug_1.0, whole genome shotgun sequence genome:
- the LOC113762068 gene encoding syntaxin-41-like isoform X2, which yields MATRNRTILFRKYRDALKSVRIPAGGGSLPSPSSSSSGGGPVIELSTTSLLHPNRAYTPLSTEDPGTSRGAVTVGLPPAWVDVSEEIAANVQRVRAKMAELAKAHAKALMPSFGDGKEDQRRIESLTQEITDLLRKSEKKLQRLSQGGPSEDSNVRKNVQRSLATDLQSLSVELRKKQSTYLKRLQQQKEGPDGVDLEMNLNGSHSKQFEDDFDDLGFNEHQMARLKKSEAFTAEREREIQQVVESVNELAQIMKDLSVLVIDQGTIVDRIDYNIQNVAASVEEGLKQLQKAERTQKQGGMVMCATVLVIMCFIMLVLLILKTILHI from the exons ATGGCAACGAGAAATAGGACgattttgtttagaaaatatAGGGATGCATTAAAGAGCGTTAGAATTCCGGCCGGTGGTGGCTCCTTGCCGTCGCCCTCGTCGAGCTCCTCCGGCGGTGGCCCCGTGATCGAGTTGTCTACGACGTCGTTGCTCCACCCCAATCGGGCTTATACTCCCCTCAGCACTGAAGATCCTGGAACCTCTAG AGGTGCAGTAACGGTTGGTCTGCCACCAGCTTGGGTAGATGTTTCAGAAGAGATTGCAGCAAATGTGCAACGTGTTCGAGCAAAAATGGCAGAGCTAGCCAAGGCTCATGCAAAGGCTTTAATGCCCTCATTTGGGGATGGCAAAGAAGATCAACGCAGGATTGAGTCTCTTACCCAAGAAATAACTGATCTTTTAAGAAAGTCAGAAAAGAAGTTACAGAGACTCTCTCAAGGTGGGCCTTCTGAGGATTCAAATGTTCGAAAAAATGTGCAG AGGTCTCTTGCTACTGACCTTCAGAGTCTGTCAGTGGAACTACGTAAGAAACAATCAACATATTTGAAGCGATTGCAACAGCAGAAAGAG GGTCCTGATGGAGTTGACTTGGAAATGAACTTGAATGGAAGCCATTCCAAACAGTTTGAAGATGATTTTGATGACCTG GGATTTAATGAACATCAAATGGCCAGATTAAAGAAAAGTGAGGCTTTCACAgcagagagggagagagaaatTCAACAG GTTGTGGAATCAGTTAATGAACTTGCCCAAATAATGAAGGATCTGTCGGTCCTCGTGATTGACCAG GGTACAATTGTTGATAGGATAGACTACAATATCCAAAATGTCGCTGCATCAGTTGAGGAGGGCCTTAAACAGTTGCAGAAG GCCGAGAGAACACAAAAACAAGGGGGGATGGTTATGTGCGCCACTGTACTTGTCATCATGTGTTTTATCATGCTAGTCCTCCTGATTCTGAAGACGATATTACATATTTGA
- the LOC113762068 gene encoding syntaxin-41-like isoform X1, with protein MATRNRTILFRKYRDALKSVRIPAGGGSLPSPSSSSSGGGPVIELSTTSLLHPNRAYTPLSTEDPGTSSRGAVTVGLPPAWVDVSEEIAANVQRVRAKMAELAKAHAKALMPSFGDGKEDQRRIESLTQEITDLLRKSEKKLQRLSQGGPSEDSNVRKNVQRSLATDLQSLSVELRKKQSTYLKRLQQQKEGPDGVDLEMNLNGSHSKQFEDDFDDLGFNEHQMARLKKSEAFTAEREREIQQVVESVNELAQIMKDLSVLVIDQGTIVDRIDYNIQNVAASVEEGLKQLQKAERTQKQGGMVMCATVLVIMCFIMLVLLILKTILHI; from the exons ATGGCAACGAGAAATAGGACgattttgtttagaaaatatAGGGATGCATTAAAGAGCGTTAGAATTCCGGCCGGTGGTGGCTCCTTGCCGTCGCCCTCGTCGAGCTCCTCCGGCGGTGGCCCCGTGATCGAGTTGTCTACGACGTCGTTGCTCCACCCCAATCGGGCTTATACTCCCCTCAGCACTGAAGATCCTGGAACCTCTAG TAGAGGTGCAGTAACGGTTGGTCTGCCACCAGCTTGGGTAGATGTTTCAGAAGAGATTGCAGCAAATGTGCAACGTGTTCGAGCAAAAATGGCAGAGCTAGCCAAGGCTCATGCAAAGGCTTTAATGCCCTCATTTGGGGATGGCAAAGAAGATCAACGCAGGATTGAGTCTCTTACCCAAGAAATAACTGATCTTTTAAGAAAGTCAGAAAAGAAGTTACAGAGACTCTCTCAAGGTGGGCCTTCTGAGGATTCAAATGTTCGAAAAAATGTGCAG AGGTCTCTTGCTACTGACCTTCAGAGTCTGTCAGTGGAACTACGTAAGAAACAATCAACATATTTGAAGCGATTGCAACAGCAGAAAGAG GGTCCTGATGGAGTTGACTTGGAAATGAACTTGAATGGAAGCCATTCCAAACAGTTTGAAGATGATTTTGATGACCTG GGATTTAATGAACATCAAATGGCCAGATTAAAGAAAAGTGAGGCTTTCACAgcagagagggagagagaaatTCAACAG GTTGTGGAATCAGTTAATGAACTTGCCCAAATAATGAAGGATCTGTCGGTCCTCGTGATTGACCAG GGTACAATTGTTGATAGGATAGACTACAATATCCAAAATGTCGCTGCATCAGTTGAGGAGGGCCTTAAACAGTTGCAGAAG GCCGAGAGAACACAAAAACAAGGGGGGATGGTTATGTGCGCCACTGTACTTGTCATCATGTGTTTTATCATGCTAGTCCTCCTGATTCTGAAGACGATATTACATATTTGA